The Brachyhypopomus gauderio isolate BG-103 unplaced genomic scaffold, BGAUD_0.2 sc96, whole genome shotgun sequence genome has a window encoding:
- the LOC143496527 gene encoding serine/threonine-protein kinase pim-2-like: MSFYPCRIDQPRPGQEQNNFIDTPGCTTHGVSYNPQEPVIHGGSTAGPSNVSHVSMPVEGPSIWDIHQPTGPLHTAERKVSRSCKLSAKRGREEEPLRRSRKRKGDAPQDLTPHPMETRAKKKKREKREEECKVSFNSRYTVGDLLGTGGYGSVYAGVRKADGKQIAIKFVPKHHTERFITVPGETRSLPLEVALMEMVCKPPRCQHIVELLEWFDCDCFILILERPIPCMDLFDFLDLHQYQLPEPLARLIMRQVVQAVLHCRDRGVLHRDVKEENLLVNTDTLDVKLIDFGCGDLLKTEPYRRFEGTKVYRPPEWLIDRTYEGRQATIWSLGVLLYSIICGDVPFEKEEDIVEADLCFKGNPSRDCRHLLTWCLQKDPEKRPVLEDVLAHQWFSEGLQN, encoded by the exons atgagtttttacccctGCAGAAttgaccagccaaggcctgggcaggaacaaaacaacttcatagacacaccaggttgtaccactcatg gtgtgtcctacaacccccaagagCCAGTGATCCACGGCGGAAGTACGGCCGGACCCTCAAATGTCAGCCATGTTAGCATGCCTGTAGAAGGACCATCTATATGGGACATCCACCAGCCCACAggtccactccacactg CTGAGCGCAAGGTGAGCAGAAGCTGCAAGTTGTCTGCAAAGCGAGGGCGAGAAGAGGAACCTCTGAGGCGGAGTAGGAAGAGGAAAGGGGATGCTCCTCAAGACTTGACACCCCACCCCATGGAGACGCGggcaaagaagaagaagagagagaagagagaggaggagtgcaaAG tgAGCTTCAATTCACGCTACACTGTGGGAGATCTCCTGGGCACAGGAGGATACGGCTCAGTGTATGCAGGAGTCCGCAAGGCTGATGGAAAACAG ATCGCCATTAAATTTGTGCCGAAGCATCACACAGAACGGTTCATCACTGTT CCCGGCGAAACTCGCAGTCTCCCCTTAGAGGTGGCTTTAATGGAGATGGTGTGCAAGCCACCTCGTTGTCAGCATATTGTGGAGCTGCTAGAATGGTTTGATTGCGACTGCTTCATCTTGATTCTGGAGCGACCCATCCCCTGCATGGACCTGTTTGATTTCTTGGACTTGCACCAATAccaactacctgagccactggcACGATTGATCATGCGTCAGGTGGTTCAGGCTGTCCTTCACTGCCGTGACCGTGGAGTTCTGCATAGAGACGTCAAGGAAGAAAACCTTCTGGTCAACACCGACACCCTTGACGTCAAGTTGATCGACTTTGGTTGTGGCGATCTGCTTAAGACCGAACCCTACAGGCGCTTTGAAG GCACCAAGGTATACCGCCCACCTGAATGGCTGATTGACAGGACGTATGAGGGCCGTCAAGCCACCATCTGGAGTCTGGGTGTGCTCCTCTACAGCATTATCTGTGGAGATGTGCCCTTTGAGAAGGAGGAGGACATTGTTGAGGCAGACCTCTGCTTCAAGGGAAACCCATCCAGAG actgccgcCATCTGCTAACATGGTGTCTGCAAAAGGACCCTGAAAAACGTCCTGTGCTCGAGGATGTTCTGGCACATCAGTGGTTTTCAGAAGGTCTTCAGAACTAA